Proteins from one Bacteroides mediterraneensis genomic window:
- the rplV gene encoding 50S ribosomal protein L22 — protein sequence MGARKKISADKRKEALKTMYFAKLQNVPTSPRKMRLVADMIRGMEVNRALGVLKFSSKEASARVEKLLRSAIANWEQKNERKAEDGELFVTKIYVDGGATLKRMRPAPQGRGYRIRKRSNHVTLFVDAKNTNDKN from the coding sequence ATGGGAGCAAGAAAAAAAATATCGGCTGATAAGAGAAAAGAAGCCCTTAAAACCATGTATTTTGCAAAATTGCAAAATGTGCCTACTTCTCCGCGTAAAATGCGTCTCGTGGCTGACATGATTCGCGGTATGGAGGTGAACAGAGCACTTGGTGTTTTGAAGTTTTCTTCTAAAGAAGCTTCTGCTAGAGTGGAAAAACTGTTACGCTCTGCTATTGCTAACTGGGAACAGAAAAACGAACGCAAAGCTGAAGACGGCGAATTGTTTGTAACTAAGATTTATGTTGACGGGGGAGCAACCTTGAAAAGAATGAGACCGGCTCCGCAGGGTAGAGGTTACAGAATTCGTAAACGCTCAAATCATGTGACTTTGTTCGTTGATGCTAAGAATACTAATGATAAAAATTAA
- the rpsS gene encoding 30S ribosomal protein S19, whose amino-acid sequence MSRSLKKGPYINVKLENKVLAMNESGKKSVVKTWARASMISPDFVGHTIAVHNGNKFIPVYVTENMVGHKLGEFAPTRTFRGHAGNKKK is encoded by the coding sequence ATGAGTCGTTCATTAAAAAAAGGTCCATATATTAATGTAAAACTGGAAAACAAGGTGCTCGCTATGAATGAGAGCGGCAAGAAGTCAGTTGTTAAGACATGGGCTAGAGCTTCAATGATTTCGCCTGATTTTGTTGGGCATACAATTGCAGTTCATAACGGAAACAAATTTATTCCTGTTTACGTTACTGAAAACATGGTTGGTCATAAGTTGGGGGAATTTGCTCCGACACGTACTTTCCGTGGTCATGCAGGTAACAAGAAAAAATAA